A window of Phenylobacterium sp. NIBR 498073 genomic DNA:
CAGATGACGGTGCGCGAGTGGGAGAGCCTGTGCGACGGCTGCGGGCTCTGCTGCCTGGTGCGTTTCGAGGACGAGGACAGCGGCGAGGTCTTTCCGACCCGCGTGCACTGCAAGCTGTTCGATTCCGAGCGCTGCACGTGCACGAACTATCCGGAACGCAAGAAACACGTCCCCGACTGCATCAAGCTGACGCCGCAGAATATCGACGCCCTGCAGTGGATGCCGCTTAGCTGCGCCTATCGCCGCA
This region includes:
- a CDS encoding YcgN family cysteine cluster protein yields the protein MPSRPFWETKSLEQMTVREWESLCDGCGLCCLVRFEDEDSGEVFPTRVHCKLFDSERCTCTNYPERKKHVPDCIKLTPQNIDALQWMPLSCAYRRINEGRGLADWHPLISGDPESVHKAGVSIRGETISEVELDDPEDAIQYAAWDLLEERGRD